The following nucleotide sequence is from Pseudomonas sp. S09G 359.
AGCGCGCCGCGCGCGGCGAACGAGGCCGGTTGGCCATCGGGTTTACCAGCTCGGCCGCCTTGCACCCGTTTGTGCCCAGCGTATTGCGATTGTTTCGCGAAACCTTCACCGGCGTTTCGGTAGTGCTGGAGGAAGCCGGCACCGGCGAACTGCTGGACGCGTTGGTGCACGAAAAACTCGACGCGGCGTTTATCCGCTCGCCGCTCAGCGGAACTCAGTCGCTGCAGGACGAACCGATCCTGGTGGAGCCAATGTTGCTGGCGCTGCCCACCGATCATCCGCTGGCCCGCGACTCGGCCGCTCCCCTGCCCTTGGCGGCGTTGGCGACCGAATCCTTCGTGCTGTATCGCCGTCGCGTGGGGCTGGGTTTGTATGACGCGATTCTGGTGGCCTGCCGTGAAGCGGGATTCAGCCCGCAAGTGGTCCAGGAAGCACCGCGCATGACCGCCACCTTGAGCCTCGTGGCCGCGGGCCTGGGGGTGTCCATCGTGCC
It contains:
- a CDS encoding LysR family transcriptional regulator codes for the protein MLELRQLKAFVAIAEEGYITRAAERLGMQQPPLTRLLQSLEAELGVVLMERLPRGVRPTTAGLALLDEAREVLARVDAVAEVVQRAARGERGRLAIGFTSSAALHPFVPSVLRLFRETFTGVSVVLEEAGTGELLDALVHEKLDAAFIRSPLSGTQSLQDEPILVEPMLLALPTDHPLARDSAAPLPLAALATESFVLYRRRVGLGLYDAILVACREAGFSPQVVQEAPRMTATLSLVAAGLGVSIVPASMQRLRGDGIVYRELTECQSLVAPLHLATRKDDGSAVLRRFKEMVISAASKDA